A region of Faecalibacterium taiwanense DNA encodes the following proteins:
- a CDS encoding class I SAM-dependent methyltransferase — protein sequence MEYSKEDLMEAKKQILGVGENMGTEESKKIWEENAQFWDNAMGDESNEFHREVVRPKVTELLSPNPADYILDIACGNGNYSSYLAQRGASVVAFDYSKKMIELAKRRQSQYAKQIEFCVADATDRKSILELKRNRAFTKAVSNMAIMDITDIEPLLMAVYELLQESGIFVFATQHPCFVTLTEKYMTPHSYYDIAIEGQPKEQIYYHRSIQDIFNLCFRAGFVIDGFYEECFKTNKEIPMVMIVRLKKVKRDSLK from the coding sequence ATGGAATATAGTAAGGAAGATTTAATGGAAGCAAAAAAGCAAATTTTGGGAGTGGGAGAGAACATGGGAACAGAGGAAAGTAAAAAAATCTGGGAGGAGAACGCACAATTTTGGGATAATGCAATGGGTGACGAATCTAATGAATTTCACAGAGAGGTAGTGCGCCCCAAAGTAACGGAACTTCTATCTCCTAATCCTGCGGATTACATTTTGGATATTGCGTGTGGCAATGGAAATTATTCTTCGTATCTTGCACAAAGAGGTGCTTCGGTTGTCGCTTTTGATTACAGCAAAAAAATGATAGAATTGGCTAAAAGACGGCAATCACAATATGCAAAACAAATTGAATTTTGTGTGGCGGATGCGACCGATAGAAAAAGTATATTAGAATTAAAAAGAAATCGAGCCTTTACGAAAGCAGTTTCTAATATGGCAATTATGGATATTACGGACATTGAACCACTTCTTATGGCTGTTTATGAACTGTTGCAGGAAAGCGGAATTTTTGTCTTTGCAACGCAACACCCTTGTTTTGTCACGTTGACTGAAAAATATATGACACCGCACAGTTACTATGATATAGCGATTGAAGGGCAACCGAAAGAGCAGATTTATTATCATCGTTCCATACAAGATATTTTTAACCTTTGTTTTAGAGCTGGATTTGTCATTGATGGATTTTATGAAGAATGTTTCAAAACCAACAAAGAAATTCCTATGGTAATGATAGTAAGGCTTAAGAAGGTAAAACGTGATAGCTTAAAATAA
- a CDS encoding PcfB family protein, with translation MQEEVEQKTFNIVVSTTKLTARTILNAGKAAIQQQQAKMAGGKQSVRMLLRQNRGVSSVEIDKTNIRGFERYAKKYGIDYAIRKDNSEMPPRYLVFFKAPDVEAFNAAFKEYSASLLSKTKRPSVLEKLHELVQAAAELPGKVRRKEQERGL, from the coding sequence ATGCAGGAAGAAGTCGAGCAGAAAACATTCAACATCGTGGTGTCTACTACAAAGTTGACCGCCCGGACAATTCTTAATGCCGGAAAAGCTGCCATTCAACAGCAGCAAGCGAAGATGGCTGGCGGCAAACAGAGCGTCCGAATGCTACTGCGGCAGAATCGTGGTGTTTCCAGTGTGGAAATCGACAAAACAAATATCCGTGGGTTTGAACGGTATGCAAAAAAATATGGCATTGACTATGCTATTCGCAAGGATAACTCTGAAATGCCGCCCCGGTATCTGGTCTTTTTCAAAGCCCCAGATGTGGAGGCATTTAATGCGGCTTTTAAAGAATATTCCGCATCCCTTCTGAGTAAAACCAAGCGACCCTCTGTACTGGAAAAGCTGCATGAGCTGGTGCAAGCCGCAGCAGAACTTCCCGGCAAGGTGCGCCGCAAGGAACAGGAGCGCGGACTATGA
- a CDS encoding VirD4-like conjugal transfer protein, CD1115 family, whose product MTTKKLTKLLALYLPYILLGLVATNFGEAWRLAEGKELGDKIMSIVGTLPLAFANPLPSLHPLDLLIGFFCGAGLRLAVYLRSKNAKKYRHGMEYGSARWGTPKDIELFQAPKFADNIILTKTERLMMSNRPPDPKNARNKNVLVVGGSGSGKTRFWLKPNLLQCHSSYVVTDPKGSIVVECGNALLKNGYKVKILNTINFKKSMHYNPFSYVHSEKDILKLVTTLMTNTKGEGSGGDPFWEKSERLLLTALIAYLHYEAPVEEQNFATLLEMLNTMQVLEDDEEYQNPVDLLFEELAKKKPNSFAGRQYKLYKLAAGKTAKSILISCGARLAPFDIQELRDLTMYDELQLDTLGDKQTALFLIMSDTDSTFNFLISMVYTQLFNLLCDKADDVYGGKLPIHVRCLIDECANIGQIPNLEKLVATIRSREISACLVLQARSQLKAIYKDNADTIVGNMDSQIFLGGSEPTTLKDLSEMLGKETIDSFNTSDTRGNSPSYGTTFQKMGHELLSRDELAVLDGGKCILQLRGVRPFLSDKYDLTQHPNYRLTSDYDPKNTFDIEKYLNRKEKIHPDDEFIVVDADSLPSA is encoded by the coding sequence ATGACCACAAAAAAGCTGACGAAGCTGCTTGCTCTGTATCTACCCTATATCCTGCTGGGACTGGTGGCAACAAATTTCGGTGAAGCATGGCGGCTGGCCGAGGGCAAAGAACTGGGCGATAAAATCATGTCTATAGTGGGAACGCTGCCTTTAGCCTTTGCGAATCCGCTGCCCAGTTTGCACCCATTGGATTTGCTTATCGGCTTTTTCTGCGGCGCAGGGTTACGGCTTGCCGTATATTTGCGAAGCAAAAATGCAAAGAAATATCGGCACGGCATGGAATATGGCTCTGCCCGATGGGGTACACCCAAGGACATTGAACTTTTTCAAGCTCCGAAGTTTGCCGACAACATTATTTTAACCAAAACAGAGCGGTTAATGATGAGCAACCGCCCACCTGACCCCAAGAACGCGAGAAACAAAAACGTGCTGGTGGTCGGCGGCTCTGGCTCCGGCAAAACGAGATTTTGGCTCAAGCCCAACCTTTTACAATGTCACAGCTCCTATGTGGTCACTGACCCGAAAGGTAGTATCGTGGTCGAGTGCGGGAACGCACTTCTGAAAAACGGCTACAAGGTCAAGATCCTGAACACCATAAACTTCAAAAAGTCCATGCACTATAATCCGTTCAGCTACGTCCACAGCGAAAAGGACATTCTGAAACTCGTCACTACCCTGATGACCAACACGAAGGGCGAAGGCAGCGGTGGGGACCCTTTCTGGGAGAAAAGCGAACGTCTTTTGCTCACTGCCCTGATCGCCTATCTGCATTATGAAGCCCCGGTGGAGGAGCAGAATTTTGCGACCCTTCTGGAAATGCTGAACACCATGCAGGTGCTGGAGGATGACGAGGAATACCAGAACCCGGTGGATCTGCTGTTTGAGGAACTGGCAAAAAAGAAGCCCAACAGCTTTGCAGGGCGGCAGTACAAACTTTACAAGCTGGCCGCAGGTAAGACTGCAAAATCCATCCTGATTTCCTGCGGTGCCCGGCTCGCCCCCTTCGACATCCAAGAGCTGCGGGACCTCACCATGTACGATGAGCTGCAATTGGACACGTTGGGCGATAAGCAAACGGCGTTGTTCCTCATCATGTCGGACACGGATTCCACCTTCAACTTCCTCATCAGCATGGTGTACACCCAGCTTTTCAACCTCCTGTGCGACAAAGCAGACGATGTGTACGGCGGCAAGCTGCCCATCCATGTGCGGTGTCTCATTGACGAGTGCGCCAACATCGGGCAGATTCCCAATCTGGAAAAGCTGGTGGCGACTATCCGCAGCCGTGAGATCTCAGCTTGCCTTGTTTTGCAGGCGAGAAGCCAGCTAAAGGCTATCTACAAGGACAATGCGGACACCATCGTAGGCAACATGGACAGCCAGATATTTCTGGGCGGCAGCGAGCCTACCACTCTGAAAGACCTGTCCGAAATGCTGGGCAAAGAAACAATTGATTCGTTTAACACTTCGGACACCCGTGGCAACAGCCCCAGCTATGGCACTACGTTCCAAAAGATGGGACACGAATTATTGAGCCGGGACGAACTTGCGGTGCTGGACGGCGGCAAGTGCATCCTGCAACTGCGTGGTGTCAGACCGTTTCTTTCAGACAAGTACGACCTGACCCAGCACCCCAATTACAGGCTGACCTCCGACTATGACCCCAAAAACACCTTCGATATTGAAAAGTATCTGAACCGCAAAGAAAAAATCCACCCCGATGATGAGTTCATCGTGGTGGACGCTGATTCGCTCCCGTCTGCCTGA
- a CDS encoding XRE family transcriptional regulator has translation MNQEQTNITTGKQIRHLRTQLGMTQEELAGELNVTRQALSNWERDVNEPDLNMLKKICFLFGVNMDDFAKEVITKMETYEKKEKRQFNKYDMAIGLFYGVGIFLGIGIFFVGGFMTMSGAGWGASLFGGGCFSLVFGLICHAVITLRRNDK, from the coding sequence TTGAACCAGGAACAGACGAATATTACAACAGGAAAGCAAATACGTCATCTGCGAACACAATTGGGAATGACACAGGAAGAACTAGCCGGGGAATTGAATGTTACCCGGCAGGCACTATCGAATTGGGAGAGAGATGTTAATGAACCCGATTTAAATATGTTGAAAAAAATTTGCTTTCTTTTTGGAGTCAACATGGACGATTTTGCGAAGGAGGTAATAACAAAGATGGAAACATATGAAAAAAAGGAGAAACGACAATTTAATAAGTACGATATGGCAATTGGACTTTTTTATGGTGTTGGTATATTTCTTGGCATTGGTATTTTCTTTGTTGGCGGTTTTATGACAATGTCAGGTGCAGGGTGGGGAGCATCACTATTTGGCGGTGGCTGTTTTTCTCTTGTATTTGGCTTGATATGCCATGCAGTTATTACATTGAGAAGAAATGACAAATGA
- a CDS encoding Maff2 family mobile element protein — MEFFNSAIEVLQTLVVALGAGLGVWGAINLLEGYGNDNPGSNAHVR; from the coding sequence ATGGAATTCTTTAACTCTGCTATCGAAGTTCTTCAGACTCTGGTTGTCGCTCTGGGTGCTGGCCTCGGCGTTTGGGGTGCCATCAACCTGCTGGAAGGTTATGGCAACGATAACCCCGGCAGCAATGCTCATGTACGGTAA
- the tet(W) gene encoding tetracycline resistance ribosomal protection protein Tet(W): protein MKIINIGILAHVDAGKTTLTESLLYASGAISEPGSVEKGTTRTDTMFLERQRGITIQAAVTSFQWHRCKVNIVDTPGHMDFLAEVYRSLAVLDGAILVISAKDGVQAQTRILFHALRKMNIPTVIFINKIDQAGVDLQSVVQSVRDKLSADIIIKQTVSLSPEIVLEENTDIEAWDAVIENNDKLLEKYIAGEPISREKLVREEQRRVQDASLFPVYYGSAKKGLGIQPLMDAVTGLFQPIGEQGSAALCGSVFKVEYTDCGQRRVYLRLYSGTLRLRDTVALAGREKLKITEMRIPSKGEIVRTDTAYPGEIVILPSDSVRLNDVLGDPTRLPRKRWREDPLPMLRTSIAPKTAAQRERLLDALTQLADTDPLLRCEVDSITHEIILSFLGRVQLEVVSALLSEKYKLETVVKEPTVIYMERPLKAASHTIHIEVPPNPFWASIGLSVTPLPLGSGVQYESRVSLGYLNQSFQNAVRDGIRYGLEQGLFGWNVTDCKICFEYGLYYSPVSTPADFRSLAPIVLEQALKESGTQLLEPYLSFTLYAPREYLSRAYHDAPKYCATIETVQVKKDEVVFTGEIPARCIQAYRTDLAFYTNGQSVCLTELKGYQAAVGKPVIQPRRPNSRLDKVRYMFQKIM from the coding sequence ATGAAAATAATCAATATTGGAATTCTTGCCCATGTAGACGCTGGAAAGACGACCTTGACGGAGAGCCTGCTATATGCCAGCGGAGCCATTTCAGAACCGGGGAGCGTCGAAAAAGGGACAACGAGGACGGACACCATGTTTTTGGAGCGGCAGCGTGGGATTACCATTCAAGCGGCAGTCACTTCCTTCCAGTGGCACAGATGTAAAGTCAACATTGTGGATACGCCCGGCCACATGGATTTTTTGGCGGAGGTGTACCGCTCTTTGGCTGTTTTAGATGGGGCCATCTTGGTGATCTCCGCTAAAGATGGCGTGCAGGCCCAGACCCGTATTCTGTTCCATGCCCTGCGGAAAATGAACATTCCCACCGTTATCTTTATCAACAAGATCGACCAGGCTGGCGTTGATTTGCAGAGCGTGGTTCAGTCTGTTCGGGATAAGCTCTCCGCCGATATTATCATCAAGCAGACGGTGTCGCTGTCCCCGGAAATAGTCCTGGAGGAAAATACCGACATAGAAGCATGGGATGCGGTCATCGAAAATAACGATAAATTATTGGAAAAGTATATCGCAGGAGAACCAATCAGCCGGGAAAAACTTGTGCGGGAGGAACAGCGGCGGGTTCAAGACGCCTCCCTGTTCCCGGTCTATTATGGCAGCGCCAAAAAGGGCCTTGGCATTCAACCGTTGATGGATGCGGTGACAGGGCTGTTCCAACCGATTGGGGAACAGGGGAGCGCCGCCCTATGCGGCAGCGTTTTCAAGGTGGAGTATACAGATTGCGGCCAGCGGCGTGTCTATCTACGGCTATACAGCGGAACGCTGCGCCTGCGGGATACGGTGGCCCTGGCCGGGAGAGAAAAGCTGAAAATCACAGAGATGCGTATTCCATCCAAAGGGGAAATTGTTCGGACAGACACCGCTTATCCGGGTGAAATTGTTATCCTTCCCAGCGACAGCGTGAGGTTAAACGATGTATTAGGGGACCCAACCCGGCTCCCTCGTAAAAGGTGGCGTGAGGACCCCCTCCCCATGCTGCGGACGTCGATTGCGCCGAAAACGGCAGCGCAAAGAGAACGGCTGCTGGACGCTCTTACGCAACTTGCGGATACTGACCCGCTTTTGCGCTGCGAGGTGGATTCCATCACCCATGAGATCATTCTTTCTTTTTTGGGCCGGGTGCAGTTGGAGGTTGTTTCCGCTTTGCTGTCGGAAAAATACAAGCTTGAAACAGTGGTAAAGGAACCCACCGTCATTTATATGGAGCGGCCGCTCAAAGCAGCCAGCCACACCATCCATATCGAGGTGCCGCCCAACCCGTTTTGGGCATCCATCGGACTGTCTGTTACACCACTCCCGCTTGGCTCCGGTGTACAATACGAGAGCCGGGTTTCGCTGGGATACTTGAACCAGAGTTTTCAAAACGCTGTCAGGGATGGTATCCGTTACGGGCTGGAGCAGGGCTTGTTCGGCTGGAACGTAACGGACTGTAAGATTTGCTTTGAATACGGGCTTTATTACAGTCCGGTCAGCACGCCGGCGGACTTCCGCTCATTGGCCCCGATTGTATTGGAACAGGCATTGAAGGAATCAGGGACGCAACTGCTGGAACCTTATCTCTCCTTCACCCTCTATGCGCCCCGGGAATATCTTTCCAGGGCTTATCATGATGCACCGAAATACTGTGCCACCATCGAAACGGTCCAGGTAAAAAAGGATGAAGTTGTCTTTACTGGCGAGATTCCCGCCCGCTGTATACAGGCATACCGTACTGATCTGGCCTTTTACACCAACGGGCAGAGCGTATGCCTTACAGAACTGAAAGGGTATCAGGCCGCTGTCGGCAAGCCAGTCATCCAGCCCCGCCGTCCAAACAGCCGCCTGGACAAGGTGCGCTATATGTTTCAGAAGATAATGTAA